The sequence below is a genomic window from Streptomyces sp. B21-105.
AGTGCCGGGTCGCCCATCATGCGCTCCTTGTGAGATCGAAAGTTTCGAACCAGATCCAGAAAGGTTCGCTGCTGCCGCACCCTAGAGACACCCTCCGACGGGAGGCAACCCCTTGAACGCAGAGAATCCAGCGGCCCGTTCATCAAGGACCCCACGACAAAGCCTTCTCCGGGTCCGAAACATTCGGATCACCTGGCGAACGTTACGAAGTAGAGATCGGCGCGACACGATGGCCGAGAACCACCGCCTCGACGCGCGGGGCAACGCGCCTGAGGGCGGAGGAGGGCAGAGGGCATCACGCAAGCCGACGCAGACCGGGTCGTCACCGCCGGCACGCCGTCACCGCCGACACCCGGCACGTCCTGACGCGATTGACCCGCCGGGCCACCCCCGCGCCCCCCGCACCGCCCCCGGCCCTATCGTGACCGCATGCAGAGCTACACGATCGGCCAGGCGGCACGACTGCTCGGCGTCAGCCCCGACACCGCGCGCCGCTGGGCGGACGCAGGCCGGGTGGAGACTCATCGCGACGAGACCGGCCGACGTCTCGTGGACGGCAAGGCCCTCGCCGCCTTCTCCGTAGAACTCGCCGGATCGGCCGGCGCGGACGACACCGCCCCCTACACCTCGGCCCGCAACGCCTTCCCCGGCATCGTCACCGCGATCAAGCTCGGCGACGTGGCCGCCCAGGTGGAGATCCAGGCCGGCCCGCACCGCCTGGTCTCCTTGCTGACGAGGGAGGCCGTCGAGGAACTCGGACTCGAGGTCGGCATGGAGGCAACGGCCCGCGTGA
It includes:
- a CDS encoding TOBE domain-containing protein — protein: MQSYTIGQAARLLGVSPDTARRWADAGRVETHRDETGRRLVDGKALAAFSVELAGSAGADDTAPYTSARNAFPGIVTAIKLGDVAAQVEIQAGPHRLVSLLTREAVEELGLEVGMEATARVKSTNVHIDRV